A genomic segment from Actinoplanes sichuanensis encodes:
- a CDS encoding chemotaxis protein CheA, which produces MNPLLAQFLAEANDLLAQVDEGLLQLERVPGDPELVNEVFRAAHTFKGSSGLFDFPELTRLTHAAEDLLDAVRGGRLALDSQMTDDLLAAFDLIRGWLAHVTAHERLPAGAGTDAAGLITKLRAPLGGDTEPAAAAVGVPAPVIDAAPDWLAWFDAEWLTEIAAWLATTSSSMRFVYYTPDTDCFFRAEDPLHLARQVPGLERLGVVQPQTWPDPDEYDEYTCMLSFVLATRAALGELEYLFRYVPDQIHIVELDSGAITRHLSGEPPLTAEVPVTVAITPMIDSELAADARAVLHAAHRTLTMEGVVLEGARLRSVRHAVAAAARALGLAVDLTEAGPDELIATVVRLAGEAAPAPAPVVPDTSDVAVPPPAPMVVPAEMAGRADDPGGQVGTRVLKVDQEKVDRLMELVGELNVAKNGLTFLADAAEEEFGSRVLSRRIKDQYAGMHRIAEELQAAVMDVRMLPLSVAFGRFPRLVRDLSRRLGKTIELVTEGEDTMADKDVIEALGDPLVHLVRNSLDHGIEPSDERIAAGKHGAARLTLAAVADGDAVIVEVSDDGRGVDPERVKRKAYEKGLISEEELESLSDTEAVDLVFRPGFSTADQVSDLSGRGVGMDAVRASVEKLGGTVTMRSKLGQGTSTRLRLPLSMAVTQVMVVSVAGQRFGIPVDLVVETVRVPAGEMSRVLHQEVVMMRGEVVPVIDLARALDMPWTLAEGADRPILVVSVNNQRVGLLVEQFHREVDVILKPMEGLLAYADEFSGTALLGDGLVLLVLNMKEVLGLATRVA; this is translated from the coding sequence ATGAACCCGCTGCTCGCGCAGTTCCTCGCCGAGGCCAACGACCTGCTGGCCCAGGTCGACGAGGGGTTGCTCCAACTGGAACGGGTGCCCGGCGACCCGGAGCTGGTCAACGAGGTGTTCCGGGCCGCACACACCTTCAAGGGCTCGTCCGGCCTCTTCGACTTCCCGGAGCTGACCCGGCTCACCCACGCCGCCGAGGACCTGCTGGACGCGGTCCGTGGCGGCCGGCTGGCGCTCGACTCGCAGATGACCGACGACCTGCTGGCCGCCTTCGATCTGATCCGCGGCTGGCTGGCCCACGTCACCGCGCACGAACGGCTTCCGGCCGGCGCCGGGACCGACGCGGCCGGGCTGATCACCAAGCTGCGTGCCCCGCTCGGCGGCGACACCGAACCCGCCGCCGCGGCCGTGGGCGTACCGGCGCCGGTGATCGACGCCGCCCCCGACTGGCTGGCGTGGTTCGACGCCGAATGGCTCACCGAGATCGCCGCCTGGCTGGCCACCACCTCGTCGAGCATGCGGTTCGTCTACTACACGCCGGACACCGACTGCTTCTTCCGGGCCGAGGACCCCCTGCACCTGGCCCGGCAGGTGCCCGGCCTGGAACGGCTCGGCGTGGTGCAGCCGCAGACCTGGCCCGACCCGGACGAGTACGACGAATACACCTGCATGCTCTCGTTCGTGCTGGCCACCCGGGCCGCGCTCGGCGAGCTGGAATACCTGTTCCGGTACGTGCCCGACCAGATCCACATCGTCGAGCTGGACTCCGGCGCGATCACCAGGCACCTCAGTGGCGAGCCTCCGCTCACCGCGGAGGTGCCGGTCACCGTCGCGATCACCCCGATGATCGACTCGGAGCTCGCCGCCGACGCCCGGGCCGTGCTGCACGCCGCGCACCGCACCCTGACGATGGAGGGCGTCGTCCTCGAGGGTGCCCGGCTGCGGTCGGTACGGCACGCGGTCGCCGCGGCGGCCCGGGCCCTCGGCCTGGCGGTGGATCTGACCGAGGCCGGTCCGGACGAGCTGATCGCGACGGTCGTCCGGCTCGCCGGTGAGGCCGCCCCGGCGCCGGCCCCGGTCGTCCCGGACACCTCCGACGTGGCGGTGCCGCCACCGGCCCCGATGGTGGTTCCGGCCGAGATGGCCGGCCGCGCCGACGACCCCGGTGGCCAGGTCGGCACCCGGGTCCTCAAGGTCGACCAGGAGAAGGTGGACCGGCTGATGGAGCTGGTCGGCGAGCTGAACGTGGCCAAGAACGGCCTGACCTTCCTGGCCGACGCGGCCGAGGAGGAGTTCGGCAGCCGGGTGCTCAGCCGTCGGATCAAGGACCAGTACGCCGGCATGCACCGGATCGCCGAGGAACTTCAGGCCGCCGTGATGGACGTTCGGATGCTCCCGCTGTCGGTGGCGTTCGGCCGGTTCCCGCGACTCGTCCGCGACCTGAGCCGCCGGCTCGGCAAGACCATCGAGCTGGTCACCGAGGGCGAGGACACGATGGCCGACAAGGACGTGATCGAGGCGCTCGGCGACCCGCTGGTGCATCTGGTGCGCAACAGCCTCGACCACGGCATCGAACCGTCCGACGAGCGGATCGCGGCGGGCAAGCACGGCGCGGCCCGGCTGACCCTCGCGGCGGTGGCCGACGGCGACGCGGTGATCGTCGAGGTCTCCGACGACGGGCGGGGCGTCGACCCGGAACGGGTCAAGCGCAAGGCGTACGAGAAGGGCCTGATCTCCGAGGAGGAGTTGGAGTCGCTCTCCGACACCGAGGCGGTCGACCTGGTGTTCCGCCCGGGATTCTCGACCGCCGACCAGGTTTCGGACCTCTCCGGACGGGGAGTCGGGATGGACGCGGTCCGGGCCAGCGTGGAGAAGCTCGGCGGCACCGTCACCATGCGCTCCAAGCTGGGCCAGGGCACGTCCACCCGACTGCGACTGCCACTGTCGATGGCGGTCACCCAGGTGATGGTGGTCAGCGTCGCCGGGCAGCGGTTCGGCATCCCGGTGGACCTGGTCGTCGAGACGGTACGGGTCCCGGCCGGCGAGATGAGCCGGGTGCTGCACCAGGAGGTGGTGATGATGCGCGGCGAGGTGGTCCCGGTGATCGACCTGGCCCGCGCCCTGGACATGCCGTGGACGCTCGCCGAGGGAGCCGACCGGCCGATCCTCGTGGTCAGCGTGAACAACCAGCGGGTCGGGCTGCTGGTCGAACAGTTCCACCGCGAGGTGGACGTGATCCTCAAGCCGATGGAGGGCCTGCTCGCGTATGCCGACGAGTTCTCCGGCACCGCGCTGCTCGGCGACGGCCTGGTCCTGCTGGTGCTCAACATGAAGGAGGTGCTCGGTCTTGCCACTCGAGTTGCATGA
- a CDS encoding response regulator: MTTVMLVDDSATMLMSLKAILTKAGYAVETAGHGKEALDKLGKGVKPNLIISDVNMPQMDGITFAREARKAPGMRFTPILMLTTESEQTKRAEAKAAGATGWLVKPVGPDQLLGVIKQVLPGA; the protein is encoded by the coding sequence ATGACCACTGTGATGCTCGTCGACGACTCCGCCACCATGCTCATGAGCCTCAAGGCGATCCTGACCAAGGCCGGTTACGCGGTCGAGACCGCCGGACACGGCAAGGAGGCGCTCGACAAGCTCGGCAAGGGCGTCAAGCCGAACCTGATCATCAGCGACGTGAACATGCCGCAGATGGACGGGATCACCTTCGCCCGCGAGGCCCGCAAGGCCCCGGGCATGCGCTTCACCCCGATTCTCATGCTGACCACCGAGTCGGAGCAGACCAAGCGGGCCGAGGCCAAGGCCGCCGGAGCCACCGGATGGCTGGTCAAGCCGGTCGGCCCGGACCAGCTCCTCGGCGTGATCAAGCAGGTTCTCCCCGGGGCCTGA
- a CDS encoding methyl-accepting chemotaxis protein gives MPSLLRKLSMTPAEPEEPALRPDVVAGALDPVPSYCDVVDGHVRDVIEQTGEAAHAIIQQLVKVDSLAEVMAGDVAQLAGTLSRTETELSQVSAGNDQLVGRLISYFLHRDHQIRALVEQMRELDQHVKQIEEVSRATNILALNAMIEAVRAGEAGEGFSVVADEVRKLAHRSAEAAHGIGSNIGDLTAKLDAVLSDDSQFDRDQEIPVVQEETAMTRRLGGIANAQREMSEMVTGILKDTVSAADQVQRSSAALTSETTGAVGHVQFQDISRQMLEHVADAVGDVRRQAEDVAAYARGALSEEDLMARMISVEDLSAKHVMSRQRSTHAEQTGGAAHTDVEPLIELF, from the coding sequence ATGCCAAGTCTTCTCCGCAAGCTCTCGATGACACCGGCCGAGCCGGAGGAGCCTGCGCTGCGCCCCGACGTGGTGGCCGGCGCGCTCGATCCGGTCCCGTCGTACTGTGACGTGGTCGACGGGCATGTGCGTGACGTCATCGAGCAGACCGGCGAAGCCGCGCACGCGATCATCCAACAGCTGGTGAAGGTCGACTCGCTGGCGGAGGTGATGGCCGGCGACGTCGCGCAGCTCGCCGGCACCCTCAGCCGGACCGAGACCGAGCTGAGCCAGGTCAGTGCCGGCAACGACCAGCTGGTCGGGCGCCTGATCTCGTACTTCCTGCACCGTGACCACCAGATCCGGGCGCTGGTCGAGCAGATGCGTGAGCTCGACCAGCACGTCAAGCAGATCGAGGAGGTCAGCCGGGCCACCAACATCCTCGCGCTCAACGCGATGATCGAGGCGGTCCGGGCCGGTGAGGCGGGTGAGGGCTTCTCGGTGGTCGCCGACGAGGTACGCAAGCTGGCCCACCGGTCGGCCGAGGCGGCGCACGGCATCGGCTCGAACATCGGTGACCTGACCGCCAAGCTGGACGCGGTGCTCTCCGACGACAGCCAGTTCGACCGGGATCAGGAGATCCCGGTGGTGCAGGAGGAGACCGCGATGACCCGCCGACTGGGTGGCATCGCCAACGCCCAGCGGGAGATGTCGGAGATGGTCACCGGCATCCTCAAGGACACGGTCAGCGCCGCGGACCAGGTGCAGCGCAGTTCGGCGGCGCTCACCTCGGAGACCACCGGCGCCGTCGGCCACGTGCAGTTCCAGGACATCAGCCGGCAGATGCTCGAGCACGTGGCGGACGCGGTCGGCGACGTCCGGCGGCAGGCCGAGGACGTCGCGGCGTACGCCCGTGGCGCCCTCTCCGAGGAGGACCTGATGGCCCGCATGATCAGTGTGGAGGATCTGAGCGCCAAGCACGTGATGTCCCGGCAGCGGAGCACCCACGCCGAGCAGACCGGAGGCGCCGCGCACACCGATGTCGAACCCCTCATCGAACTGTTCTGA
- a CDS encoding GAF domain-containing protein, with the protein MILERYPELVDRRRLLDVARLGMDVQLARPYLDEIVESVTDRLGMPFAIVDSLLDGAQVFLAGRGPIPEWVGEVGGTPVEWAFCLPMLRSHAAHHVSDLTRHPEFRDNPLVTFEGVRAYIGAPLISAGGAVLGGLCALDVRPRDFDQDELDLMRDLAAETVRRIEARAEPAIMRS; encoded by the coding sequence GTGATCCTGGAGCGTTACCCCGAGTTGGTCGACCGGCGCCGCCTGCTCGACGTGGCCCGGCTCGGCATGGACGTCCAGCTGGCACGTCCGTACCTGGACGAGATCGTGGAATCGGTCACCGACCGGCTGGGCATGCCGTTCGCGATCGTGGACAGCCTGCTCGACGGCGCGCAGGTCTTCCTCGCCGGCCGGGGGCCGATCCCGGAGTGGGTGGGCGAGGTCGGTGGGACACCCGTCGAATGGGCGTTCTGCCTCCCGATGCTGCGCTCCCACGCCGCCCATCACGTCAGCGACCTGACCCGGCACCCGGAGTTCCGGGACAACCCCCTGGTCACCTTCGAGGGCGTGCGGGCGTACATCGGAGCGCCGTTGATCTCCGCCGGAGGCGCGGTCCTCGGCGGGCTGTGCGCGCTGGACGTCCGACCGCGCGATTTCGACCAGGACGAACTGGATCTGATGCGCGACCTCGCGGCGGAGACGGTCCGCCGGATCGAGGCCCGGGCCGAACCTGCCATCATGAGGTCGTGA
- a CDS encoding HhH-GPD-type base excision DNA repair protein, giving the protein MTFSLPVPAEANDLLNRDPLAVTLGIVLDQQITLEKAFTSPWVLAQRLGHEPTAAELADFDPEALVAIFSEPPALHRFPKAMAARAQEVCRVIADEYDGDAAGLWRGVADGAELYRRIFALPGFGKQKAQIFVALLGKLYDVRPEGWREAAGGYGEEGSYKSVADIVDAESLGKVRAYKKQVKAEAKAAKEA; this is encoded by the coding sequence GTGACGTTCTCCCTGCCGGTGCCGGCCGAAGCCAACGACCTCCTCAACCGCGACCCGCTCGCGGTGACCCTCGGGATCGTGCTGGACCAGCAGATCACCCTGGAGAAGGCGTTCACCTCGCCGTGGGTGCTGGCGCAGCGGCTCGGGCACGAGCCGACCGCCGCCGAACTGGCCGACTTCGACCCGGAGGCGCTTGTCGCGATCTTCTCCGAGCCGCCCGCCCTGCACCGTTTCCCGAAGGCGATGGCGGCCCGGGCGCAGGAGGTCTGCCGGGTGATCGCCGACGAGTATGACGGGGATGCCGCCGGCCTCTGGCGCGGTGTGGCCGACGGCGCCGAGCTCTATCGACGGATCTTCGCGCTGCCCGGCTTCGGCAAGCAGAAGGCCCAGATCTTCGTGGCGCTGCTCGGCAAGCTCTACGACGTGCGTCCGGAGGGCTGGCGCGAGGCGGCCGGCGGCTACGGCGAGGAGGGCTCCTACAAGTCGGTGGCCGACATCGTCGACGCCGAGTCGCTGGGTAAGGTCCGGGCCTACAAGAAGCAGGTCAAGGCCGAGGCGAAAGCGGCCAAGGAGGCCTGA
- a CDS encoding DUF3099 domain-containing protein: MKKHPERPVLITDAARSQDDQLRGRQVRYVTMMSVRALCLILGGILISARVPLLPVWLTLCALGMVLLPWMAVLIANDRPPKSKAERAADAAAREDVRRALTEPSPEPDYITIDSEVIDEARPRAD, from the coding sequence GTGAAGAAGCACCCGGAGCGTCCGGTGTTGATCACCGATGCCGCTCGCAGCCAGGACGATCAGCTCCGCGGCCGCCAGGTCCGCTACGTGACGATGATGAGCGTCCGGGCTCTGTGCCTGATCCTCGGCGGGATCCTGATCAGCGCCCGGGTGCCGCTGCTGCCGGTCTGGCTGACCCTCTGCGCGCTCGGGATGGTTCTGCTGCCCTGGATGGCGGTGCTGATCGCGAACGATCGCCCACCCAAATCCAAGGCCGAGCGCGCCGCCGACGCGGCCGCTCGCGAGGACGTCCGCCGGGCGTTGACCGAGCCGTCGCCGGAGCCCGACTACATCACCATCGACTCCGAGGTGATCGACGAGGCCCGGCCCCGCGCCGACTGA
- a CDS encoding carbohydrate kinase family protein produces MILVVGDLVTDVLVEHHGEIRAGSDTDAEIRVAGGGQGANTAAWLAHAGQEVTLIAAVGDDQPGRDRVSELTAAGVRCAVQVLPGVATGSVVVLTGTTERTMITDRGASLRLEPDHVTAAISAAPAGSHLHLSGYPLLHAGSRPAGRAALTAATRRGLTVSVDAASAAPLREAGAFLDWVRGTDLLLCNADEADVLAGPGSAAEQAGRLTAHVRNAVVKQGAAGAVWVGPDGVFPVAASPVPVKDPTGAGDAFAAGLLTAWHAGSSPSAALRAGAVLGALAVSRIGARPAPR; encoded by the coding sequence ATGATCCTCGTCGTCGGCGACCTGGTCACCGATGTCCTGGTCGAGCACCACGGAGAGATCCGGGCGGGCTCGGACACGGACGCGGAGATCCGGGTCGCCGGTGGCGGCCAGGGCGCCAACACCGCGGCCTGGCTGGCCCACGCGGGCCAGGAGGTGACGTTGATCGCCGCGGTCGGCGACGACCAGCCCGGACGCGACCGGGTGAGCGAGCTCACCGCAGCCGGGGTGCGATGCGCGGTGCAGGTTCTGCCGGGCGTCGCCACCGGCAGCGTGGTGGTGCTCACCGGCACGACCGAACGCACCATGATCACCGACCGGGGTGCCTCGCTGCGCCTCGAACCGGACCATGTCACCGCCGCGATCAGCGCCGCACCGGCCGGCAGCCACCTGCACCTCTCCGGCTATCCGCTGCTGCACGCCGGCTCCCGTCCGGCGGGCCGGGCGGCCCTCACGGCCGCCACCCGGCGGGGTCTCACGGTGAGCGTCGACGCGGCGTCCGCGGCCCCCTTGCGCGAGGCCGGGGCCTTCCTGGACTGGGTACGGGGAACCGACCTGCTCCTGTGCAACGCGGACGAGGCCGACGTGCTCGCCGGTCCGGGCAGCGCGGCCGAGCAGGCGGGGCGGCTGACCGCGCACGTACGCAACGCGGTGGTGAAACAGGGCGCGGCCGGGGCGGTGTGGGTCGGGCCGGACGGCGTGTTCCCGGTGGCCGCCTCGCCGGTGCCGGTGAAGGACCCGACCGGCGCCGGTGACGCCTTCGCGGCCGGGCTGCTCACGGCATGGCACGCGGGCTCGTCGCCGTCCGCCGCGTTGCGGGCCGGCGCGGTGCTGGGCGCCCTGGCCGTCTCCCGGATCGGCGCCCGCCCGGCTCCACGCTGA
- a CDS encoding pseudouridine-5'-phosphate glycosidase — protein MTDFAIRYGEHVTRARRDGRPVVALESTIISHGLPHPDNIRVAREIEQAVRDNGAVPATIGMIDGEVIVGLEDAQVERLASAEAVAKLSVRDLAIAAARRSDGATTVAATSAIAAAAGIGVFATGGLGGVHREANVTYDESADLTALARTPIVVVCAGVKSILDVGATLERLETLGVSVAGYRTSRFPGFFITDGGFDLDWQLDSPEQVADFIKARADQGVAEAALVLANPLPADEQLEPALHDRTLATGLNLLAEQNITGKAVTPFLLGHFHSSTEGRSLAVNIRIILRNAALAAQIAVAATDGSTAPVGFAVPA, from the coding sequence GTGACTGACTTCGCGATTCGATACGGCGAGCACGTGACCCGTGCCCGGCGGGACGGCCGTCCGGTGGTGGCCCTGGAGAGCACGATCATCTCGCACGGGCTGCCGCACCCCGACAACATCCGGGTGGCGCGAGAGATCGAGCAGGCGGTCCGGGACAACGGGGCGGTGCCGGCCACCATCGGCATGATCGACGGCGAGGTGATCGTCGGCCTGGAGGACGCCCAGGTGGAGCGTCTGGCGTCGGCCGAGGCGGTGGCCAAGCTGTCGGTGCGTGACCTGGCGATCGCGGCCGCCCGGCGCTCCGACGGGGCGACCACCGTGGCGGCCACCAGCGCGATCGCCGCGGCGGCCGGGATCGGCGTGTTCGCCACCGGCGGGCTGGGCGGGGTGCATCGGGAGGCGAACGTCACGTATGACGAGTCGGCCGACCTGACCGCGCTGGCCCGTACCCCGATCGTCGTGGTCTGTGCCGGTGTCAAGTCGATCCTGGACGTGGGCGCCACGCTGGAGCGGCTGGAGACCCTCGGCGTCTCCGTCGCCGGTTACCGGACCAGCCGCTTCCCCGGCTTCTTCATCACCGACGGCGGCTTCGACCTGGACTGGCAGCTCGACTCGCCGGAGCAGGTGGCCGACTTCATCAAGGCCCGCGCCGACCAGGGTGTCGCCGAGGCCGCGCTGGTGCTGGCCAATCCGCTGCCGGCCGACGAGCAGCTGGAGCCGGCCCTGCACGACCGGACCCTGGCGACCGGACTGAACCTGCTGGCCGAACAGAACATCACCGGTAAGGCGGTCACCCCGTTCCTGCTGGGGCACTTCCACTCCAGCACCGAGGGCCGGAGCCTGGCGGTCAACATCCGGATCATCCTGCGCAACGCCGCCCTGGCCGCGCAGATCGCCGTGGCCGCGACCGACGGCTCGACGGCGCCTGTCGGTTTCGCCGTGCCGGCATGA
- a CDS encoding DUF3039 domain-containing protein, with amino-acid sequence MTVSTQILERPETQDTDTGPEMFHYVRKEKIAESAVMGTHVIALCGETFPVTKSPKPGSPVCPQCKEIYEAMKA; translated from the coding sequence ATAACCGTGAGCACCCAGATCCTGGAGCGTCCGGAAACTCAGGACACCGACACCGGTCCCGAGATGTTCCACTACGTCCGTAAGGAGAAGATCGCTGAGAGCGCCGTCATGGGCACTCACGTGATCGCGCTCTGCGGTGAGACCTTCCCGGTGACCAAGTCGCCGAAGCCCGGATCGCCGGTGTGCCCGCAGTGCAAGGAGATCTACGAAGCCATGAAGGCCTGA
- a CDS encoding trimeric intracellular cation channel family protein produces MTGGYPLLVADLIGVAVFAASGASAGVAKRLDLFGVAFVGFAAALGGGILRDLVIGAAPPLAFADWRYAVTAVAASIAAFWLHPALHRVRRTVLALDAAGLGLFTVTGTVKAIEAGVPAVGACLVGMLTAIGGGLTRDLLTGEIPVVLQREIYAVVALGGAVLVTVLHRVGQTGVIPLAIAAATMTGVRLIALRRRWSAPVAVP; encoded by the coding sequence GTGACGGGCGGATATCCGCTGCTCGTCGCGGATCTGATCGGTGTGGCGGTGTTCGCCGCCTCCGGCGCCTCGGCCGGCGTCGCGAAACGACTCGACCTGTTCGGTGTCGCGTTCGTCGGCTTCGCGGCCGCGCTCGGCGGTGGCATCCTGCGCGACCTGGTGATCGGTGCCGCGCCCCCGCTGGCGTTCGCCGACTGGCGTTACGCGGTGACCGCGGTGGCCGCCTCGATCGCGGCGTTCTGGCTGCACCCGGCACTGCACCGGGTGCGGCGTACGGTGCTGGCGCTGGACGCCGCCGGTCTCGGTCTGTTCACCGTCACCGGCACGGTGAAGGCGATCGAAGCGGGCGTGCCCGCGGTCGGCGCCTGCCTGGTGGGGATGCTCACAGCGATCGGCGGAGGCCTGACCCGCGACCTGCTCACCGGCGAGATCCCGGTGGTGTTGCAACGAGAGATCTACGCGGTGGTCGCCCTCGGCGGCGCCGTGCTGGTGACCGTCCTGCACCGGGTCGGTCAGACCGGCGTGATCCCGCTCGCGATCGCCGCGGCCACGATGACCGGCGTTCGGCTGATCGCGCTGCGCAGACGATGGTCGGCTCCCGTCGCGGTGCCGTGA
- a CDS encoding DEAD/DEAH box helicase, whose product MSPPVPNLEIFPPLRDWQRKAMVTYLRRRSEDFMAVATPGAGKTTFALRIAAELLADGTCDAVTVVCPTEHLKTQWSLAAARVGIQLDPKFRNSDVHSSRDFHGAVLTYAQVGMAPAVHKRRTLSRRTFVILDEIHHAGDSRTWGDGVKDAFEPAERRLLLTGTPFRSDENPIPFVSYERGQDGIQRSKADSVYGYADALRDRVVRPVLFMAYSGETRWRTNAGDELAARLGEPMTKDLIAQAWRTALDHRGDWMPQVMRAADARLTKIREHGMSDAGGLVIASDQQSARAYAKLLHDLTGEPATVVLSDDEGASGRIAEFAASEKRWMVAVRMVSEGVDIPRLAVGVYATSASTPLYFAQAIGRFVRSRVPGETATVFLPSVPHLLGLASEMEAQRNHVIGAPKEKDGLDDDVLERAQKTEDALGDLDKMFEALSATAELDQVIYEGTSFGTGARTGTAEEADYLGLPGLLTPDQVTTLLNKRQADQMAAQKRRQAEEPKPDETVKPEPVVPMSAGERRNSLRRQLNTLVAAHHHRTNLPHGKIHAELRRICGGPPSAQATIEQLEERIATIQSF is encoded by the coding sequence TTGAGCCCGCCTGTGCCGAACCTGGAGATCTTTCCGCCGCTGCGGGACTGGCAGCGTAAGGCGATGGTGACGTACCTCCGTCGCCGTTCCGAGGACTTCATGGCCGTGGCGACGCCCGGCGCCGGCAAGACCACGTTCGCGCTGCGGATCGCGGCCGAGCTGCTGGCCGACGGCACCTGCGACGCGGTCACCGTGGTGTGCCCGACCGAGCATCTGAAGACGCAGTGGTCACTGGCCGCGGCCCGGGTCGGCATCCAGCTCGACCCGAAGTTCCGCAACTCGGACGTGCACTCGTCGCGTGACTTCCACGGCGCGGTGCTCACCTACGCCCAGGTCGGCATGGCCCCGGCCGTGCACAAACGGCGCACCCTGTCCCGCCGCACGTTCGTCATCCTCGACGAGATCCACCATGCGGGTGACTCGCGGACCTGGGGTGACGGGGTGAAGGACGCCTTCGAGCCGGCTGAGCGGCGCCTGCTGCTCACCGGCACCCCGTTCCGGTCCGACGAGAACCCGATCCCGTTCGTGTCCTACGAGCGCGGGCAGGACGGCATTCAACGATCAAAGGCCGACTCGGTGTACGGCTACGCCGACGCGCTGCGTGACCGGGTCGTGCGCCCGGTCCTGTTCATGGCCTACTCGGGGGAGACCCGCTGGCGTACCAATGCCGGTGACGAACTGGCCGCACGCCTGGGCGAGCCGATGACCAAGGACCTGATCGCACAGGCCTGGCGGACCGCCCTGGACCACCGGGGCGACTGGATGCCGCAGGTGATGCGGGCCGCCGACGCCCGGCTCACGAAGATCCGTGAGCACGGCATGTCGGATGCCGGCGGCCTGGTCATCGCGAGTGACCAGCAGTCCGCCCGGGCGTATGCGAAGCTCCTGCATGACCTGACCGGTGAGCCGGCCACCGTGGTCCTCTCCGACGACGAGGGCGCGTCCGGCCGGATCGCCGAGTTCGCCGCCTCGGAGAAGCGTTGGATGGTCGCGGTCCGGATGGTGTCGGAGGGTGTCGACATCCCGCGCCTGGCCGTCGGCGTCTACGCCACCAGCGCCTCCACCCCGCTCTACTTCGCCCAGGCGATCGGCCGGTTCGTGCGGTCCCGGGTGCCGGGCGAGACCGCCACCGTGTTCCTGCCCAGCGTCCCGCACCTGCTCGGCCTGGCCAGCGAGATGGAGGCTCAGCGCAACCACGTGATCGGCGCGCCCAAGGAGAAGGACGGGCTCGACGACGACGTCCTGGAGCGCGCGCAGAAGACCGAGGACGCGCTCGGCGACCTGGACAAGATGTTCGAGGCGCTGTCCGCGACCGCCGAGCTGGACCAGGTCATCTACGAGGGCACGTCGTTCGGCACCGGCGCCCGTACCGGTACCGCCGAGGAGGCGGACTATCTGGGGCTGCCCGGCCTGCTGACTCCGGACCAGGTGACCACCCTGCTCAACAAGCGCCAGGCCGACCAGATGGCGGCTCAGAAACGGCGACAGGCGGAGGAGCCCAAACCCGACGAGACGGTAAAGCCGGAGCCGGTCGTGCCGATGAGCGCGGGGGAGCGGCGCAACAGCCTGCGTCGTCAGCTGAACACGCTGGTGGCGGCCCATCACCACCGGACCAACCTGCCGCACGGGAAGATCCACGCGGAGTTACGCCGGATCTGCGGCGGCCCACCCAGCGCGCAGGCGACGATCGAGCAACTCGAGGAGCGAATCGCTACGATCCAGTCCTTCTGA